In the genome of Solibacillus isronensis, one region contains:
- a CDS encoding class I adenylate-forming enzyme family protein yields MTVLQALVDQALETPNATAIQFENEVWSYEELLNNSRKIAGYLIEKGFQKDDIVAEFALNSHLFMAVYYGVQLAGLTVMPVNTKLAPPEVDFIFKHSEAKILIYDEKLQATIDLTTHGFQEILSLSQIKEIINGNSASQSLPQLDLEDTSVVMYTSGTTGKPKGVMLSHRNILETAQIWSDSMNMTNEDRMFICTPLFHCAGSHVFAVPTIYKGGAVLIEEAFSPDQTLKNLVETKATIFFGVPAMYTILLNKPELQSYDFSQLRLFCYGAAPMPYELVKRLKDTFPNVKVQNLYGQTENTPAASSLLDDAALFKIGSVGKPLARTEIQLRDANGEIVPLGEVGEICVKGPQVMKGYLRAPEETAKSIQDGWLYTGDLGRFDEEGYLYIVDRKKDMIIRGGENIYPIEVEEVLYQMPQILEAAVVGVPHEVYGEVPKAFVVLKEGQQLMEQDVLDYCMTQLAKYKVPFEVDFIDQLPRNASGKVLKHTLRPKQTI; encoded by the coding sequence ATGACAGTTTTACAGGCATTAGTTGACCAAGCTCTGGAGACACCAAATGCAACGGCTATTCAATTTGAAAATGAAGTATGGTCATATGAAGAACTTCTGAATAACTCGCGGAAAATTGCCGGTTATCTGATTGAAAAGGGCTTTCAAAAAGATGATATTGTAGCAGAATTTGCGCTCAACTCCCATTTGTTTATGGCCGTTTATTATGGCGTACAGCTTGCAGGCTTAACCGTAATGCCTGTGAATACCAAGCTGGCTCCTCCTGAAGTGGATTTTATATTTAAGCATTCAGAGGCAAAAATTTTAATATATGATGAAAAACTGCAAGCGACGATTGATCTTACGACACATGGTTTTCAGGAAATCCTTTCACTTTCACAAATTAAAGAAATTATTAATGGAAACAGCGCTTCTCAATCATTGCCGCAGTTAGACCTAGAAGACACGTCCGTTGTTATGTATACATCCGGAACGACAGGAAAACCAAAAGGGGTTATGCTCAGTCACCGGAATATTTTGGAGACAGCGCAAATCTGGTCTGACTCAATGAATATGACGAACGAGGACCGCATGTTTATTTGTACACCATTGTTCCACTGTGCAGGCAGCCATGTATTTGCGGTGCCGACAATTTATAAAGGAGGAGCAGTTCTTATAGAAGAAGCCTTTTCACCAGATCAGACATTGAAAAACTTAGTTGAAACAAAAGCGACTATTTTCTTTGGGGTACCGGCAATGTATACGATTTTATTGAACAAACCAGAGTTGCAATCCTATGATTTTAGTCAATTGCGTCTGTTCTGCTATGGAGCTGCACCGATGCCGTATGAGCTTGTTAAGCGCCTGAAGGATACATTCCCGAATGTAAAAGTACAGAACTTATATGGGCAAACTGAAAATACACCTGCTGCGAGTTCATTGCTGGATGATGCAGCACTGTTTAAAATCGGTTCAGTAGGCAAACCGTTAGCACGGACTGAAATTCAGCTGCGCGATGCAAATGGTGAAATTGTACCATTAGGGGAAGTCGGTGAAATTTGCGTGAAAGGTCCCCAAGTAATGAAAGGATATTTGCGTGCACCGGAAGAAACAGCAAAGTCGATTCAAGATGGATGGCTGTATACCGGAGATTTAGGCCGTTTTGACGAGGAAGGCTATTTATATATTGTAGACCGCAAAAAGGATATGATTATTCGTGGCGGCGAAAATATTTATCCGATTGAAGTGGAAGAGGTACTTTACCAAATGCCTCAAATTTTAGAGGCTGCTGTTGTAGGGGTCCCTCATGAAGTGTACGGTGAAGTTCCAAAGGCGTTTGTTGTATTAAAAGAAGGCCAGCAACTAATGGAACAGGATGTGCTGGACTATTGCATGACACAGCTTGCAAAGTATAAAGTTCCGTTTGAAGTCGACTTTATCGATCAACTGCCACGTAATGCTTCCGGCAAAGTACTGAAGCATACGTTAAGACCAAAACAGACGATATAA
- a CDS encoding DUF1540 domain-containing protein, translating into MPALEVKCTVSDCFFHAKGNFCGAEKIEIDMESITNKKERSEFASDFDLQAPKQKEAKSSSDTCCKTFICKKDAEKRH; encoded by the coding sequence ATGCCAGCTTTAGAGGTGAAATGTACTGTATCAGATTGCTTTTTCCATGCAAAGGGGAATTTTTGTGGGGCTGAAAAAATTGAAATCGATATGGAAAGTATAACCAACAAAAAAGAGCGGTCGGAATTTGCTTCTGACTTTGATTTGCAAGCCCCTAAACAAAAAGAAGCCAAGTCTTCCAGCGACACTTGCTGCAAAACATTTATTTGTAAAAAAGATGCAGAAAAGCGTCACTAA
- a CDS encoding MFS transporter — MEKQNSKYRWVVYVSVLLTYLLMASQRTAPGLITDQLMHDFNITATTIGLITGVQFFVYTSLQIPMGILADRFGPNFFLIFGAVLAGVGTVLYSVGTHESVLFISRIFTGIGDATIWVNMMLILGQWFYKKEFVRLVGFAGMTGSLGFLLATVPFSAWIEFLGWRWAFFSLGLLVSLCGLLLYMILIKQAKRAFPQTLPVVTEPVQREKTAGIVKRVFSSRQAWALFLCHFGVVGGYVGFISSWAVPYGMDLYEMSRSQASQLIMVGLVGAIIGAPFMSWVASMYESIKKPYIAVQTIVFASWFMFLLFQGYPSLIGVIVLFFLIGFGYGASALTFAAVRQSFPMKESGIVSGFANTGGFLSAVLLPIFLGAILDYVQASSIDIQYGYFYGFIIPVLFSLIGLIGIMLYKEVHATETF, encoded by the coding sequence TTGGAAAAGCAAAATAGTAAGTACAGATGGGTAGTATATGTTTCGGTTCTGCTTACGTATTTATTGATGGCCAGTCAGCGGACAGCACCTGGATTAATTACCGATCAGCTGATGCACGACTTTAATATTACGGCCACTACAATCGGGTTAATAACAGGAGTTCAATTTTTTGTCTATACAAGTTTGCAAATACCAATGGGGATTTTGGCAGATCGCTTTGGACCAAATTTCTTTCTTATTTTCGGGGCCGTCCTTGCAGGCGTGGGAACAGTTCTTTACAGTGTCGGAACACATGAATCGGTACTATTTATATCGCGGATTTTTACGGGAATAGGGGATGCGACGATTTGGGTTAATATGATGCTCATATTAGGCCAGTGGTTTTATAAGAAGGAATTTGTCCGTTTAGTCGGTTTTGCCGGGATGACAGGCAGTTTAGGATTCTTGTTGGCGACTGTTCCATTTTCGGCTTGGATTGAATTCCTTGGATGGAGATGGGCATTTTTCTCATTAGGTCTTCTTGTAAGTTTGTGCGGTCTATTGCTATACATGATTTTAATAAAACAAGCAAAAAGGGCTTTTCCGCAAACTTTGCCTGTAGTAACAGAGCCCGTCCAACGTGAAAAAACAGCTGGCATTGTGAAAAGAGTGTTTTCCAGCCGGCAAGCATGGGCATTATTTTTATGCCATTTTGGAGTAGTGGGCGGCTATGTCGGATTTATCAGCTCGTGGGCTGTGCCGTACGGAATGGATCTTTACGAAATGAGCCGATCACAAGCGAGTCAGTTAATTATGGTTGGGCTCGTTGGTGCAATTATTGGTGCGCCTTTTATGAGTTGGGTTGCAAGTATGTATGAATCGATTAAAAAACCATATATAGCAGTGCAAACGATTGTTTTTGCAAGCTGGTTTATGTTTCTTTTATTTCAAGGATATCCGTCCCTGATCGGAGTTATTGTACTTTTCTTCCTCATCGGCTTCGGATATGGAGCAAGTGCATTGACATTTGCTGCTGTACGGCAGTCATTCCCAATGAAAGAGTCTGGCATTGTATCGGGATTTGCCAATACAGGAGGCTTTTTAAGTGCCGTCCTATTGCCGATTTTTTTAGGTGCAATATTGGACTATGTTCAGGCAAGCTCGATAGATATACAATACGGTTATTTCTATGGCTTCATTATTCCGGTTCTTTTTTCTTTAATCGGTTTAATTGGAATTATGTTATACAAAGAAGTGCATGCTACGGAAACATTCTAG
- a CDS encoding DUF3298 and DUF4163 domain-containing protein, translated as MPVSTVRLDYGPNQLVYYPHVTYKWDHSWENEMNEAIKELVKKQIAQQVGDMPTTVEEMLGLYEIKNNQRQVLSLSLSNYTYHEKAAHGMTTIESLTFDIEKKKLCTLKDLFKPGANYVRRLSALVDIQIQERDLPTLGDFPGISPDQDFYIADKTLVIYFQLYEITPYVVGLPMFPISVFDLADIIDESGPLGRLATNG; from the coding sequence ATGCCTGTTAGTACTGTTCGATTAGATTATGGACCGAATCAATTGGTATATTATCCACATGTTACTTACAAGTGGGATCATTCATGGGAAAATGAGATGAATGAGGCGATTAAGGAGCTAGTAAAAAAACAAATTGCACAGCAAGTTGGCGATATGCCGACAACTGTAGAAGAAATGCTGGGGCTATATGAAATAAAAAATAATCAGCGGCAAGTACTAAGTTTGAGCCTATCCAATTACACTTATCATGAAAAGGCCGCACACGGGATGACGACAATTGAATCACTGACATTTGATATAGAAAAGAAGAAGCTATGTACACTCAAGGATTTATTTAAACCGGGCGCCAATTACGTCAGAAGACTTTCTGCTCTTGTCGATATTCAAATTCAGGAGCGGGATCTCCCTACATTAGGTGATTTTCCGGGTATAAGTCCGGATCAGGATTTCTATATTGCAGATAAAACACTCGTTATTTATTTTCAGTTATATGAGATTACTCCATATGTTGTAGGTCTGCCAATGTTTCCGATTTCTGTTTTTGATTTGGCAGATATTATTGATGAATCCGGTCCACTTGGCAGATTGGCGACTAACGGTTAA
- a CDS encoding gluconate:H+ symporter, with protein MDFIVDYLPIIWVALGVGLLLYLNIVVKLNSVLALLIVAILVGVLNGLSLTDVVTSVKTGFGSTLGSLAIIIGMGAVLGKLMVDSGAAQRVASTLLKKFGAKNVEWAILIVGAIFGISVFYEVAFIILAPLVISIAIEAKMPYLRLGITMVAAATMAHSIFPPQPGPTALVEAYGADMGMVYLLGIVVAVPAIIAAGIILPRVLKNLDLPIPPLLKKSEEVNLDDAPGFGISLLIPLLPAIIITGATIYNMIFDKDSAVGQFINFLGSAEISMILAVLIAIYVFGIRLGRTMKEVMNSFSGAIEGIAMIIFIVGSGGAFKQIILDTGIGDLIAGVMQNTSINPLIMAWLITAVIRIATGTGVVSAITAAGIVGPLIHTFDVNPVLMVLATAAGSNTITHVNDASFWLFKEYFNLSIKDTFKTWGLLLFTTSIVGLGVVLILDIFI; from the coding sequence ATGGATTTCATAGTAGACTATTTACCGATCATCTGGGTCGCACTTGGTGTCGGTTTATTATTATATTTAAACATCGTTGTAAAATTAAATAGTGTATTAGCTTTACTTATTGTTGCAATTCTTGTTGGGGTTTTAAATGGTTTATCGTTAACGGATGTTGTGACATCTGTTAAAACAGGCTTTGGGAGCACACTTGGTAGTTTAGCGATTATTATCGGTATGGGTGCAGTTCTCGGGAAGTTAATGGTTGATTCTGGGGCTGCCCAACGAGTTGCCTCGACATTGCTCAAAAAGTTCGGAGCAAAAAATGTGGAATGGGCAATTTTGATTGTCGGTGCAATTTTCGGTATTTCTGTATTCTATGAAGTAGCGTTTATTATTTTGGCACCATTAGTTATTTCTATTGCAATTGAAGCGAAAATGCCTTACTTGCGTTTAGGAATTACAATGGTTGCAGCTGCTACAATGGCGCATAGTATATTCCCGCCACAGCCAGGTCCGACTGCACTTGTAGAAGCATATGGTGCGGATATGGGTATGGTCTATCTGCTGGGGATTGTTGTAGCGGTACCGGCAATTATTGCAGCGGGGATTATTCTTCCGCGTGTTTTAAAGAATTTGGATTTGCCAATACCTCCATTATTGAAAAAATCTGAAGAAGTCAATCTGGATGATGCACCGGGGTTTGGAATTAGTTTATTAATTCCGTTATTACCTGCGATCATTATTACAGGCGCTACGATTTACAATATGATTTTCGATAAAGACTCGGCTGTTGGCCAATTTATTAACTTTTTAGGTAGTGCTGAAATTAGTATGATTTTGGCAGTACTGATTGCGATTTATGTATTCGGTATCCGTCTCGGCCGTACGATGAAGGAAGTAATGAATTCGTTCTCGGGTGCGATAGAAGGTATTGCAATGATTATCTTTATCGTCGGTTCTGGTGGTGCATTTAAACAGATTATTTTAGATACGGGCATCGGTGATCTTATTGCAGGTGTGATGCAAAACACGTCCATTAACCCGTTAATTATGGCATGGCTGATTACAGCGGTTATCCGTATTGCTACAGGTACAGGGGTTGTGTCGGCGATTACAGCTGCAGGTATTGTAGGACCGTTAATCCATACATTTGATGTCAATCCGGTACTCATGGTTTTGGCAACAGCGGCGGGCAGTAATACAATTACACATGTTAACGATGCATCGTTCTGGCTGTTTAAAGAGTACTTTAACTTATCGATCAAAGATACATTTAAAACATGGGGACTTCTACTATTCACAACATCGATTGTCGGTCTTGGCGTAGTATTAATTCTGGATATATTTATTTGA
- a CDS encoding LacI family DNA-binding transcriptional regulator: MKNITISDVAKHAGVSKSTVSQYLNGRYEYMSEHTRKKVEYSIRELNYRPNIIARSLSQKSTFTVGIIVANILHSFSTHIIRAIELNFNKHGFHTIVCNADDEPEKERQYIEMLMAKQVDGMIIFPTGDNLDLYEQMKKKKYPIVFMDRTIEGLGIPSILLENEQAAEMAVKALTDNGHSRIAMLTAPITRNITPRLERIDGYKKALVSRGIQVKDEYIHSVEVEEMKVSLRNMFKLDQRPEAIIAGSDRVLVEILNFAKENQFVIPQDLAVIGIDDVSFANLFTPQLTTISQPTTQMANKAVELLLQQIKGDQKLSDYKTIRFGGQLNMRQSH; encoded by the coding sequence TTGAAAAATATCACTATTTCCGATGTCGCAAAGCATGCGGGTGTTTCTAAAAGTACCGTTTCGCAATACTTGAATGGTCGATATGAATATATGAGCGAGCATACCCGAAAAAAAGTGGAATATTCCATTCGCGAACTTAATTACCGACCAAATATTATTGCCCGCAGTTTGTCGCAAAAATCTACTTTCACTGTAGGAATTATTGTCGCGAATATTCTACATTCATTTTCCACTCATATTATTCGAGCAATTGAACTGAACTTTAATAAACACGGCTTTCATACAATTGTATGCAATGCGGATGATGAACCTGAGAAAGAACGGCAGTACATTGAAATGCTCATGGCAAAGCAGGTCGACGGGATGATTATTTTCCCGACTGGCGATAATCTGGATTTGTATGAGCAAATGAAAAAGAAAAAGTATCCGATTGTTTTCATGGACCGTACGATAGAGGGGTTGGGAATTCCTTCTATTTTACTGGAAAACGAACAAGCGGCAGAAATGGCGGTAAAGGCATTGACCGATAACGGGCATAGCAGGATTGCTATGCTGACCGCTCCGATAACACGTAACATTACACCACGGCTGGAGCGAATTGATGGTTATAAAAAAGCTTTAGTGAGTAGAGGCATACAAGTAAAAGATGAATATATACATAGTGTTGAAGTCGAAGAAATGAAAGTATCTCTTCGTAATATGTTTAAACTGGATCAACGGCCGGAAGCGATCATCGCAGGCAGTGACCGTGTATTAGTCGAAATCTTAAACTTTGCAAAAGAGAATCAATTTGTCATTCCGCAAGATTTGGCGGTAATTGGAATTGACGATGTATCATTTGCAAACTTGTTTACACCCCAACTTACGACCATCTCACAGCCGACAACACAAATGGCGAATAAAGCCGTGGAGTTGTTATTACAGCAAATCAAAGGGGATCAAAAGCTGTCTGACTACAAAACTATCCGCTTTGGTGGCCAACTTAATATGCGTCAAAGTCATTAA
- a CDS encoding SDR family oxidoreductase yields MIPIHENLANKVAVITGGSGVLCSKMAQELARHQVKVAIVGRTESKVEAVKEEIVAAGGTAVAITADVLNKDSLFAAKEQILEQFGRIDFLINGAGGNHPDAITEKEYYEANSTGLSFFDLQENGFSDVFSLNFTGTFLACQVFGEALLQAENPAIINISSMSAYTPLTKIPAYSAAKAAINNFTSWMAVHFAETGLRVNAIAPGFFITQQNKDLLVDAEGEYTARSKKIIEATPMKKFGEPDQLLGALLFLLDSSYSSFITGTTIAVDGGFNAYSGV; encoded by the coding sequence ATGATTCCAATACACGAAAATTTAGCAAATAAAGTAGCGGTAATTACAGGCGGCAGCGGTGTTCTATGTTCAAAAATGGCACAGGAATTGGCACGCCATCAAGTAAAAGTAGCGATTGTCGGTCGTACTGAGTCAAAGGTAGAAGCAGTTAAAGAAGAGATTGTTGCAGCAGGGGGTACAGCTGTGGCCATCACTGCTGATGTACTTAATAAAGATTCTTTATTTGCAGCCAAAGAGCAAATTCTTGAACAGTTTGGACGTATTGATTTTTTAATTAACGGTGCAGGCGGAAATCACCCGGATGCGATTACAGAAAAAGAGTATTATGAGGCAAATTCTACAGGTCTTTCGTTTTTTGACCTTCAGGAAAATGGTTTTTCAGATGTGTTTTCATTAAATTTCACTGGTACATTCCTGGCGTGCCAAGTGTTTGGAGAGGCACTTTTACAAGCTGAAAATCCAGCTATCATCAATATTTCATCGATGAGCGCATACACACCATTAACTAAAATTCCTGCGTACAGTGCAGCAAAAGCGGCGATCAACAACTTTACAAGCTGGATGGCGGTTCACTTTGCTGAAACAGGCTTACGTGTAAATGCAATTGCACCGGGATTTTTCATTACTCAGCAAAATAAAGATCTGCTCGTTGACGCAGAAGGAGAGTATACAGCACGTTCAAAAAAAATAATTGAAGCAACTCCGATGAAAAAATTTGGTGAACCAGATCAGTTATTAGGGGCACTCCTATTTTTACTGGACTCTTCTTATTCATCATTTATTACGGGAACAACAATTGCAGTAGATGGTGGCTTTAACGCATATTCGGGGGTGTGA
- the uxuA gene encoding mannonate dehydratase, with protein sequence MNITFRWYGRDNDTVTLDHIRQIPNVKGIVWALHQKAAGELWTKEEIREEADYIQSKGFHIDVVESVNVHEDIKLGIGNRDLYIDNYKQTIRNLAEVGVKVICYNFMPIFDWTRTDMFHPLEDGSTALYFDKEKVQNLDPQQLVKTVSEASDLTLPGWEPERMARIAELFEAYKEVDEQKLWDNLRYFLDAIIPVAEEVGIRMAIHPDDPPYSIFGLPRIITGAASYEKLININESLANSFTFCSGSMGASPENDMVAIAEKYAYRSPFAHIRNVKIDENGSFAETSHFTSDGSINIKGIVKALHDQNYTGYVRPDHGRHLWGEVCRPGYGLYDRALGIMYLNGLWDAYSEQSGGK encoded by the coding sequence ATGAATATTACTTTTCGCTGGTACGGGAGAGATAATGATACGGTAACACTCGACCATATACGCCAGATTCCGAATGTTAAAGGAATTGTTTGGGCATTGCATCAAAAAGCTGCAGGCGAGCTTTGGACGAAAGAAGAGATTAGAGAGGAAGCGGATTATATACAATCAAAAGGTTTCCATATTGATGTTGTTGAAAGTGTCAACGTTCATGAAGATATTAAACTTGGTATTGGTAACCGCGATTTATATATCGACAATTATAAACAAACAATACGTAACTTAGCTGAAGTTGGTGTAAAAGTAATTTGTTATAATTTCATGCCGATTTTCGACTGGACACGTACAGATATGTTCCACCCGCTTGAAGATGGATCAACAGCACTGTACTTCGATAAAGAAAAAGTACAAAATCTCGACCCGCAGCAACTTGTGAAAACGGTTAGTGAAGCTTCCGATTTAACATTGCCGGGATGGGAGCCTGAACGTATGGCCCGTATCGCGGAACTTTTCGAAGCGTATAAAGAAGTGGATGAGCAAAAACTCTGGGACAACTTACGCTACTTTTTAGATGCTATTATCCCTGTTGCTGAAGAGGTTGGAATACGCATGGCGATCCATCCGGATGATCCACCGTACTCGATTTTTGGCTTACCGCGTATCATTACAGGGGCCGCAAGCTATGAAAAATTAATCAATATCAATGAATCATTAGCGAACAGTTTTACATTCTGCTCTGGATCGATGGGTGCATCACCGGAAAATGATATGGTTGCAATTGCTGAAAAATATGCATACCGTTCACCGTTTGCCCATATTCGTAACGTTAAGATCGACGAAAACGGCAGCTTTGCAGAAACTTCTCATTTCACATCAGATGGTTCAATTAATATTAAAGGAATCGTAAAAGCTTTGCATGATCAGAATTATACAGGCTACGTGCGACCAGACCATGGCCGTCACTTATGGGGAGAAGTATGTCGACCTGGCTACGGTTTATATGATCGTGCACTCGGTATTATGTATTTAAATGGTTTATGGGATGCTTACAGCGAACAGTCAGGAGGCAAATAA
- a CDS encoding bifunctional 2-keto-4-hydroxyglutarate aldolase/2-keto-3-deoxy-6-phosphogluconate aldolase produces the protein MVKADTLAAIKSSKVVAVIRGNSAEEAIALSNAAIDGGIHLIELTYTTPNTQQVLEAFRNSDAIVGAGTVLDAETARHAILNGAKFVVGPQFSKEVAKVCNRYAIPYFPGCMTIQEMVSALEYGCDVIKLFPANNFKPSFIKSVKGPLPHVQIMPTGGINTDNIGEWLDAGAIAVGIGSDLNKAYATGGHAAVVEASRKYVEAAKQGEV, from the coding sequence ATGGTAAAGGCAGATACATTAGCAGCGATTAAAAGTTCGAAAGTAGTAGCGGTTATTCGAGGAAATTCAGCAGAAGAAGCAATCGCTCTTTCGAATGCAGCGATTGATGGGGGCATCCATTTAATCGAGCTTACTTACACAACGCCAAATACACAGCAAGTATTGGAAGCATTCCGAAACTCTGATGCAATAGTAGGTGCTGGTACTGTACTTGATGCAGAAACAGCACGTCATGCAATTTTGAATGGTGCAAAATTTGTTGTAGGTCCACAGTTCAGCAAAGAAGTGGCAAAAGTATGCAATCGTTATGCCATTCCATATTTCCCGGGTTGTATGACGATTCAGGAAATGGTATCGGCACTTGAATATGGCTGTGATGTCATTAAATTATTCCCGGCTAATAACTTTAAACCTTCGTTCATCAAATCAGTTAAAGGTCCATTACCGCACGTACAGATTATGCCGACTGGTGGTATAAATACTGACAATATCGGTGAATGGCTTGATGCGGGAGCAATCGCAGTAGGAATCGGCAGTGATTTAAATAAAGCTTATGCAACAGGCGGACATGCAGCAGTAGTAGAAGCAAGCAGAAAATATGTAGAAGCAGCAAAACAAGGAGAGGTGTAA
- a CDS encoding sugar kinase: MTTNPTVFTLGDALVTFNPSETGPLRYVQGFVKKAGGAELNFAIGCARLGLQSKWMSRLGNDEFGKGIYKFARGEGIDVSEVQFVDGYPTSLNFKEIREDGSGKTFYYRHQSPVLTIEPEHITDELLNGVAIVHLTGVFLAIAPKNLQIVLAVLKKAKEKNIKISFDPNIRLKLWTIEEARKAYEQIFPYVDILLAGLEEMELIQHDVSKPALEAFAKQYGIKQLVIKDGANGAKLYSENVWHEKEAFKITPVDTVGAGDGFDAGYIYATLHNYSPIESLTFSNAVGALVTTVKGDNEGLPELQEVLDFMNNIKTIER; this comes from the coding sequence TTGACTACAAATCCAACTGTTTTTACATTAGGAGATGCATTAGTTACGTTTAACCCATCCGAAACAGGACCGCTTCGTTATGTGCAAGGTTTTGTAAAGAAAGCGGGAGGGGCAGAGTTAAACTTTGCTATTGGTTGTGCACGACTTGGATTGCAGTCGAAATGGATGAGTCGCCTAGGTAATGATGAATTCGGTAAGGGGATATACAAGTTTGCTCGCGGAGAAGGCATTGACGTATCGGAAGTTCAGTTTGTTGATGGATATCCGACATCATTGAATTTTAAAGAAATACGTGAAGACGGATCTGGAAAAACCTTTTACTACCGTCATCAATCTCCTGTATTAACAATCGAGCCCGAACATATTACGGACGAATTACTGAATGGCGTGGCAATTGTCCATTTAACAGGTGTATTTTTGGCAATCGCTCCAAAAAATTTGCAAATTGTACTAGCCGTCTTGAAAAAGGCGAAAGAAAAAAATATAAAGATTTCGTTCGATCCGAATATTCGACTAAAACTATGGACGATTGAAGAAGCTCGTAAAGCGTATGAGCAAATTTTCCCTTATGTAGATATTCTACTGGCAGGGTTGGAGGAAATGGAGCTTATTCAACATGATGTAAGCAAACCTGCACTGGAAGCTTTCGCAAAGCAATATGGGATCAAACAGCTTGTTATTAAAGACGGGGCAAACGGAGCAAAGCTTTATTCAGAAAATGTCTGGCATGAAAAGGAAGCTTTCAAGATTACACCAGTTGATACTGTAGGTGCCGGAGACGGGTTTGATGCAGGATATATATATGCGACACTTCACAACTATTCACCAATAGAGAGTCTTACTTTTTCGAATGCGGTAGGCGCGTTAGTAACGACTGTAAAAGGTGATAACGAGGGGTTGCCGGAACTGCAGGAAGTACTCGACTTTATGAACAATATAAAAACAATTGAACGTTAA
- a CDS encoding patatin-like phospholipase family protein codes for MIVDGVFSGGGIKGFAYVGAIQALEEKGVKFERVAGTSAGAILATFIAAGFNTKELEEIFDELNLKVLLDPPKFIIELPFLKWLNLYKRMGLYRGKSLENWFLEKLATKGIYTFGDLPKGILKLVASDLTNGKILVLPDDLQHYNIDPNNFPVSRALRMSCGLPFFFEPVYLKNGKRESVIVDGGVLSNFPMWIYDNGNKERPVLGMKLSSSSEDMKPHEINNGIQLFEALFSTMQNAHDNRYISRRHEKDIIFIPVEEYSATQFDLDEATKNKLMGIGKERTVQFLKTWFPVW; via the coding sequence ATGATTGTAGATGGGGTTTTTTCAGGCGGCGGTATTAAAGGTTTTGCATATGTAGGGGCCATTCAGGCGCTCGAAGAAAAAGGCGTTAAATTCGAGCGTGTAGCCGGAACGAGTGCCGGTGCCATATTAGCCACTTTCATTGCTGCTGGATTTAACACTAAAGAACTTGAGGAGATTTTTGATGAACTGAATTTAAAGGTTTTACTCGATCCTCCGAAATTTATAATCGAGCTTCCATTTTTAAAATGGCTTAATTTATATAAAAGGATGGGATTGTATCGCGGTAAATCCCTGGAAAACTGGTTTCTCGAAAAGCTGGCGACTAAAGGCATCTACACATTCGGAGATTTACCAAAAGGTATATTAAAACTAGTAGCTTCCGATTTAACAAATGGTAAGATTTTAGTACTCCCCGATGATTTGCAACATTATAATATCGATCCAAATAATTTTCCGGTCTCCCGCGCATTACGCATGAGCTGTGGTCTTCCATTCTTCTTTGAGCCTGTGTATTTAAAAAATGGGAAAAGGGAGTCTGTTATTGTAGATGGCGGTGTTTTAAGTAACTTTCCAATGTGGATTTACGATAATGGAAATAAAGAGCGGCCCGTTCTTGGTATGAAACTCAGTAGTTCAAGCGAGGATATGAAGCCTCACGAAATTAATAATGGGATTCAACTTTTTGAAGCGTTATTTAGTACAATGCAAAATGCACACGATAATCGCTATATTTCCCGTAGACACGAGAAAGATATTATCTTTATACCGGTTGAAGAATACAGTGCAACCCAATTTGATTTAGATGAGGCGACTAAAAATAAATTGATGGGCATCGGAAAAGAGCGGACAGTTCAATTTTTGAAAACATGGTTCCCAGTTTGGTGA